A genomic window from Salvia miltiorrhiza cultivar Shanhuang (shh) chromosome 5, IMPLAD_Smil_shh, whole genome shotgun sequence includes:
- the LOC130986660 gene encoding uncharacterized protein C594.04c-like, with the protein MSLTKNLRCAALAFLAPLPSILFFVSFLRHYAAAGSAESLPPPWAWCYHHPILLANLLFFLNINLLFWALALLQSSNWLIDLYWTVIPVLMLHYYKKHPAAEWNGWRSGMAVVLTWVWFVRMTHNYLRREKWQWGEREDWRINDMRTQYGQNFWWVSFFTVYIAQQAFLMAICMPFYVIHSNQKQLSIWDAVAAAACMAGVTIAYFADTQLHNFVGRNERLKKGGEAVVPVLDEGLWRYSRHPNYFGEQLWWSGVAIFAWNLDYSWWFIGPLVNSVCLGIVTLLVEERMSKQDYRAKAYKEYQKTTSFWVPWFNTSGYKET; encoded by the exons ATGTCTCTCACTAAAAACCTGCGGTGCGCGGCGCTCGCGTTTCTGGCACCTCTCCCTTCCATCCTCTTCTTCGTCTCCTTCCTCCGGCACTACGCCGCGGCGGGATCGGCGGAGTCTCTCCCCCCTCCGTGGGCGTGGTGCTATCACCACCCCATTCTGCTAGCAAATCTCCTCTTCTTCCTCAACATCAACCTTCTCTTCTGGGCTCTCGCTCTCCTCCAATCAAGCAATTGG TTGATCGACCTGTACTGGACGGTGATACCGGTGTTGATGCTTCACTACTACAAGAAGCACCCGGCGGCGGAGTGGAACGGGTGGCGGTCGGGAATGGCGGTGGTTCTGACGTGGGTTTGGTTCGTGAGGATGACGCACAACTACTTGCGGCGGGAGAAATGGCAGTGGGGAGAGCGGGAAGACTGGAGAATCAACGACATGCGCACGCAATATGGTCAAAACTTTTGGTGGGTCTCTTTCTTCACCGTCTACATTGCTCAGCAG GCGTTTCTGATGGCAATATGCATGCCATTCTACGTGATCCACTCAAACCAAAAGCAACTGAGTATTTGGGACGCAGTCGCGGCGGCGGCGTGCATGGCCGGAGTTACAATTGCATATTTCGCCGACACACAGCTCCACAACTTCGTCGGTCGAAACGAGAGGCTGAAGAAGGGCGGCGAAGCAGTGGTGCCCGTTCTCGATGAAGGGCTGTGGCGCTACTCCCGCCACCCCAACTACTTCGGCGAGCAGTTGTGGTGGTCGGGAGTGGCCATTTTCGCTTGGAATTTGGATTATAGTTGGTGGTTCATTGGGCCGTTGGTGAATAGCGTGTGCTTGGGCATCGTCACCCTTCTCGTTGAGGAGCGGATGTCGAAGCAGGACTATAGGGCCAAAGCCTACAAGGAGTATcagaaaacgacgtcgttttgggtACCGTGGTTCAACACATCCGGCTATAAGGAGACATGA